The Cyclobacterium amurskyense genome contains the following window.
AAACCCAACTACTGGAACAGTCAGTTTTAGAGCAACTTTTCCAAACCCAAATCGCTTGCTGGCACATGGCAACAGTGGCAGGATACGCATTCCTAAGACCTATGATAATAAGCCTATAATTCCAGAGGCTTCTATTTATGAGCAACAAGGTAAAACCTACGTGTACAAGGTAGGAGCAGATTCAGTTGTTACGGAAGCATTGATTGAAATTGGTGCAAAAGTAGGTCCACTTCTAGTCGTTGATGAAGGTATCGAAGAAGGAGATAAAATTGTTTACCAAGGTATTGATAAGTTGAGAGATCAGATGAAAATTGCTCCTCGTCTTGTGCCTTTCGACAATGTGGCTGGAAAATTAAAAGTAGCTTTTAAATAAGATAAAATGCTAAAACAATTTATAGACAAACCGGTATTATCTACCGTAGTATCTATCCTAATATTAATTCTTGGGATTTTGGGCTTGATATCCCTTCCTGTAAGTCAATATCCAGACATTGCTCCCCCAACAGTTCGAATAACAGCTTTTTACCCTGGAGCAAATGCTGAAACAGTATTGGAAAGTGTAATTATTCCCATTGAGGAACAGGTGAATGGGGTGGAGAACATGGATTATATCACCTCTACTGCAAGTAACAGTGGAACAGCTACAATTCAAGTGTTTTTTCGACAAGGTGTAGATCCGGATATCGCAGCGGTAAATGTTCAGAATAGGGTGGCTAGAGCCAATCCTCTACTTCCAAGTGAGGTGGTTCAATCGGGTGTGATTACACAAAAACAGCAAACCAGTTCCTTGATGTTTTTTACCATGGTATCAGATAATCCTGATTATGATGCCACTTTTATTCAAAATTACCTAAACATCAATGTTATACCCACACTGAAGAGGATTAAAGGAGTAGGGGATGTAACAGTATTTGGGTCTAAGAATTACGCCATGAGAATTTGGCTTAAGCCAGATAAGCTTACCGCTTATGGTTTGATGCCTTCAGATGTGACAGCAGCCATTAATGAGCAAAGTTTGGAAGCAGCAGCTGGTTCTATTGGACAGAATAATGCCGAGGCATTTGAGTATGTCATTAAATATGGAGGCCGCTACAAAAACGAAGCCCAGTATGAGGACATTGTTATCAAAGCATTGGGTAATGGACAGTTCTTGCGTTTGAAGGATGTTGCAAAGGTTGAAATGGGAGCACAGGGATATTCGGTAATGTCATATACCAATGGGAATCCTGGTGTGAGTATGGCTGTATACCAAACACCTGGGTCCAATGCTCAGGAAATAATTAACGACGTCAAAGCTTCTTTGAATGACCTTGAAGATCGATTTCCTAAAGGTTTGTCGATTTTCATAAATTTTGATACCAATGATTTCTTAAATGCTTCCATTGCTAAAGTGGTAACTACGCTTGTTGAGGCATTTATTTTGGTTTTTATCGTTGTGTTTATTTTCCTTCAGGATTTTAGATCGACATTGATTCCTGCTATTTCAGTACCGGTTTCAATTGTTGGAACCTTCTTTTTCCTAAATATTCTGGGGTATTCGGTTAACTTATTGACGCTTTTCGCTCTGGTTTTAGCCATTGGTATTGTGGTTGATGATGCCATAGTCGTGGTAGAGGCTGTACATGCCAAAATGGAGGCTGGAGCAAAAAAAGCACGACATGCCACTCATCAGGCCATGGAAGAAATTACAGGAGCAATTATTTCAATTACCCTTGTAATGGGGGCTGTTTTTATACCTGTAACCTTTATAACAGGTCCTACCGGGGTTTTTTACGAGCAGTTTGGAGTTACCCTTATGTTGGCGATAGCTATTTCTGCTGTCAATGCATTGACTTTAAGTCCTGCGCTTTGTGCTTTATTATTAAAACCTCATGAGGACCATCCTGACAGGAAACTTAGCTTGGGTAAACGCTTCTTCAATGGTTTTAATAGGGCCTTTGAAGTAACCACGGCCAGGTATGTAGCTGCGTTAAAAATCTTGTATCGATTCAAGTGGATTACAGCTGTGATTTTACTAGGATCCTTCGGAGCAATTATTTGGGCTGCTGAAAACACTCCAACTGGCTTTGTTCCTGAAGAAGATAGAGGCTTAATATTTACTGATATTGTATTGCCAGAAGGTGCTTCACTTGATAGAACTGTTGCTGTTACAGAGGAATTAATGAATGCCATTGAAAATCTGCCTGGAGTAGAAGGTGGATCCATGGTCAATGGATTCAGCTTAATTTCTGGTGAAGGAAGCAATTTCGGTCTGGGCTTTATCCGATTAAAACCCTGGGAAGAAAGGGGAGCAGACTCTTTGTCTGCCAAAGCTTTGATAGGGAAAATGTTCGGTATAGCTGCGGGCATTCCTGGAGCAAAAATTTTATTCTTTGCTCCTCCAAGTATTCCTGGGTTTGGAGTGTCTTCGGGATTCGAAATTAAATTTTTGGATCAAACTGGAGGTAGCTTTAATGAGCTGGACGAAAAGGTCAAAGAGTACATGGGAGAATTGATGGGCAGGCCTGAAATCCTTTATGCGCAAACTGCATTTAGTACCGGCTATCCACAATATGAGATGGTGCTAAACATACCAAAGGCCAAGGAGGCAGGGGTAAGTGTAAGCAGTATTTTGGGAACGCTTCAAGGCTATATTGGAAGTATCTACGCCGCTGACTTTTCCAAATTTGGTAAGCAATACAGGGTTTATATTCAAGCCATGCCTCAGGATAGGTCTGAAGTAGATGATCTCAATTCATTATTTGTTAGAAATAGCAAGGGAGAAATGGCACCTATTTCTGAGTTCCTATCTCTTAAGCGGGTTTATGGACCTCAGGCAGTTACAAGGTTTAACCTTTTTAACTCTGTTTCTATCAATGGAGCAGCAGCACCGGGATACAGTACAGGAGATGCGATTAAGGCAATTCAGGAGGTGAATGAAAAGAGTCTACCGAGAAACTTTACTGTAGATTATTCAGGCTTGACCAGAGAGGAAATCAATGCAAGTAGTCAGACTACCATCATTATATTATTAAGTGTTCTTTTCGTTTACTTTATTTTGGCTGCCCAATACGAAAGTTACCTGATTCCTCTTGCCGTTCTATTGTCTTTACCTGTAGGTGTTATGGGAGCTTATTTGACCACCTATTTCTTAGGTATGGAGGCGAATATTTATTTTCAAATCGCAATGGTCATGCTGATTGGCTTGCTGGCTAAAAACGCCATTTTGATAATTGAATTTGCCATGCAAAGAAGGGCTGCAGGTGCATCTATAGTAGATGCAGCTTTTGATGCGGCCAAGGTGAGACTTAGACCAATTCTTATGACATCATTTGCCTTTATAATAGGCTTATTACCGCTGGCTTTTGCCAATGGTATCGGCGCTGCAGGTAACAGGTCCATTGGTACCGGTGCTGTAGGAGGATTGCTGATAGGTACAGTTATAGGCGTTTTTGTCATCCCTATTTTGTTTATATTATTTCAATGGCTTCAAGAAAAAGTCGGTCGTAAAAAAGAAGTTGAAGCTTTAGAAAATGCTTAATTACTATGCTAAATAAAAGTCTATTATATATACCTTTTTTGTCCTTGCTATTATCTTCTTGCTTTGTGGCAAAAGACTACGAACAATCGGATAAAGTAGTGGAAGAGGTTTATTACAGAACGGATTTATTGCCGGAGGACAGTATTTCGATGGCTGATTATTCTTGGAGAGAGGTTTTCTCCGATCCCAATCTAGTGCGCCATATCGAAGCAGGATTAGAAGCCAATTTAGATATTAGAATGGCTTTACAAAATATTCTTGCAGCCCAATCCTATTACAAACAAGGGAAGTGGGGGCAATTGCCCACCTTGAGCGGAACAGGAAAAGTAACGCATCAGGAATTGTCAAAAAACTCACAGTTCGGGGCTTTCTTTGATGGGGGAATTACCCAATATGAGGTTTCTGCTGGTTTTTCTTGGGAGGCTGATATTTGGGGTAAAATTAGAAGTCAGCGAAGAGCATTTGAAGCATCCTATTTGCAATCAATTGCAGCTCATCAGGCAGTGAAGACTCGATTGATCAATGATATTGCCAATCTCTATTTCAGGTTGTTGGCATTGGACCAGCAATTGGAATTGACCAATGAAACGATCAAAAATAGAGAACAGGCTTTGGAAACCACTGCTTCATTGAAAATTGCAGGAATTGTTACAGAGGTAGGAGTGAAGCAAACGGAAGCGCAGCTCTATACGGCAAAGGCCTTGAAAGTTGATTTGCAAAGAGACTTACATTTAGCAGAAAACACCCTTTCCATACTCTTGGGCAAATCACCTGAGGATATTTCTCGAGGTGACTTGGACGATCAGCAGCTACCAGAAGCCCTGTCCATTGGTTTTCCAGTGCAATTGCTTCGCAATAGGCCGGATGTATTTGCAGCGGAATACGGATTAATTAATGCTTTTGAAATGAGCAATGTGGCCAAGACGAATCTTTACCCATCCCTGACCATTTCTGGTACAGGAGGTATTCAAGGTTTGGAGTTGGATCAGTTGTTTAGCCTTAATTCTGTTTTTGCCAATGTTATTGGTGGTTTAACCCAACCTATCTTAAATGGTAGAAGGTTGAAAACCCAGTTTGAAGTTTCTTTAACCCAACAAGAGCAAGCTTATTTGAATTTCAGAAAAACCATTTTAACCGCTGAAAAGGAAGTTTCCGATGCCATTTATAATTTTGATTCGGCAAAAGAAAAAGAGGCTTTGGTAAGGAAAGAACTGGATGCCAATAGAGTGGCCATTGAGTATTCCGAAGAATTGCTTGACAATGGTATTGGCAATTATCTGGAAGTAATCACCGCTAGGGAAAATGCATTGAATTCTGAGATTAAATTAATCAATACCCGCTATTCCCAGATGGAAGCCCTTACCAATTTATATAGGGCACTTGGTGGTGGTTGGCAGTAATTGCTTTTGATAGTAATGCTCGCAATTCAATTTCTTGTGTATGCTTTTGCGAAAGCATACACAAGTTGACAGTTTTCCTTATAAAATTGTATTGCTAAAGGTTTTAATGCCAAAAAGTAATGGCCCCTCAATATTTTGCTTTGATACAAAGCGAAATATTGAGGGGCTTTTTGCATGCTAGCAAACCGATCCTATTTTCTTGTTATTATTTTATCCCGAAATATGCATAAGACATTCTATTAAGTGCTGAAATCGCTTTAAAATCAGCCACTTCGTTGCTATTTTCAATTTCACCATAGCGGTGCTATGCTGAAATCTCCAAACAGCCTGATTTTCTTGCGATTGCAACACTTCCCGTAAACACGGGACAGGCTATCACCCCTGGCATTGGTCAGGACGGAGAAATCCTATTACATAATCCGGGTTTATTTCCTGATCATGGAATCTGAGGAAAATAAAAATGCCGCAAATATAAACCTGCGGCATTTAATGGCTTGTCGATGTAATTTTATTTTTCTGCTATTGGAAGACAGGTTAATTAGGTTTTAAAAGCGGCGTTTTTGTCCACTGAATTCCATTGCTTCACCTTTTCCAAAGCCATAACTTAAACCAAAGGTGACAAACCTTCCTCGCATTCTATGGCTGTATTGTGAGAAGTTGCTTTGGATTGTTTCACTTTCAAATATCCTACTTGCAAAAGCATCTCTAACACTAAGATTAAGGATTACTTTTCCTTTTAGTATTTTTTTCCTGACACCAATGTCAGCCATGGCATAGCCACTCATCAATTGTTGAAATGTTTGTCTTTTTGATTGGTAGTTTCCAACGAGCTCCAAGGCAAAGTCAGCAGGGAAATCAATTTTTGTAGTTAACCTTGTAGACCATTGGTCAGCATTGAAGTCAAAATCTGTAGATTCATAAGTTCCTTGTCTATGGAAATAATTGTAATTAAAATCCCCATTAAATGACAACCAATCCAATGGTGTGTATTTACCATTTACTTCCCAACCAGTGGTTTTATTGGTTCCAATATTCATAGGCATGGAGATGGCAACATCCCCTTCAAATCGGGTGACATTTTCCACAGTGCTGGTAATGTACCTGTGATAAACTGATGAGCTTAAAGAGAATGCTTTGTGATCAAATATCCCTGTTATTTCATAGCTATCAGTTAATTCAGGAAGCAAATCCGGATTTCCTGTTCTAATACTGTAATTGTTTCTAATATTATAATAAGGATTCAAGTCAAATAATCTTGGTCTGGCAATTCTTCTTGAATACCCAGCTTGCAGAGAAAAGTTATCCATCATCTTATAAGAGGTATGGACCGTAGGGAAAAAGTTGGTAAAATTCCTGTTGTTTTCTTGGTTATTTTGTTCCAATAAGGTGTATAGGTCTGTGTTTTCTACCCTTAGACCTAATTTGATGCCTGCTTTATCGCCTTCATAAGATCCGGTACTGTATACACCCAGAAC
Protein-coding sequences here:
- a CDS encoding efflux transporter outer membrane subunit is translated as MLNKSLLYIPFLSLLLSSCFVAKDYEQSDKVVEEVYYRTDLLPEDSISMADYSWREVFSDPNLVRHIEAGLEANLDIRMALQNILAAQSYYKQGKWGQLPTLSGTGKVTHQELSKNSQFGAFFDGGITQYEVSAGFSWEADIWGKIRSQRRAFEASYLQSIAAHQAVKTRLINDIANLYFRLLALDQQLELTNETIKNREQALETTASLKIAGIVTEVGVKQTEAQLYTAKALKVDLQRDLHLAENTLSILLGKSPEDISRGDLDDQQLPEALSIGFPVQLLRNRPDVFAAEYGLINAFEMSNVAKTNLYPSLTISGTGGIQGLELDQLFSLNSVFANVIGGLTQPILNGRRLKTQFEVSLTQQEQAYLNFRKTILTAEKEVSDAIYNFDSAKEKEALVRKELDANRVAIEYSEELLDNGIGNYLEVITARENALNSEIKLINTRYSQMEALTNLYRALGGGWQ
- a CDS encoding efflux RND transporter permease subunit — translated: MLKQFIDKPVLSTVVSILILILGILGLISLPVSQYPDIAPPTVRITAFYPGANAETVLESVIIPIEEQVNGVENMDYITSTASNSGTATIQVFFRQGVDPDIAAVNVQNRVARANPLLPSEVVQSGVITQKQQTSSLMFFTMVSDNPDYDATFIQNYLNINVIPTLKRIKGVGDVTVFGSKNYAMRIWLKPDKLTAYGLMPSDVTAAINEQSLEAAAGSIGQNNAEAFEYVIKYGGRYKNEAQYEDIVIKALGNGQFLRLKDVAKVEMGAQGYSVMSYTNGNPGVSMAVYQTPGSNAQEIINDVKASLNDLEDRFPKGLSIFINFDTNDFLNASIAKVVTTLVEAFILVFIVVFIFLQDFRSTLIPAISVPVSIVGTFFFLNILGYSVNLLTLFALVLAIGIVVDDAIVVVEAVHAKMEAGAKKARHATHQAMEEITGAIISITLVMGAVFIPVTFITGPTGVFYEQFGVTLMLAIAISAVNALTLSPALCALLLKPHEDHPDRKLSLGKRFFNGFNRAFEVTTARYVAALKILYRFKWITAVILLGSFGAIIWAAENTPTGFVPEEDRGLIFTDIVLPEGASLDRTVAVTEELMNAIENLPGVEGGSMVNGFSLISGEGSNFGLGFIRLKPWEERGADSLSAKALIGKMFGIAAGIPGAKILFFAPPSIPGFGVSSGFEIKFLDQTGGSFNELDEKVKEYMGELMGRPEILYAQTAFSTGYPQYEMVLNIPKAKEAGVSVSSILGTLQGYIGSIYAADFSKFGKQYRVYIQAMPQDRSEVDDLNSLFVRNSKGEMAPISEFLSLKRVYGPQAVTRFNLFNSVSINGAAAPGYSTGDAIKAIQEVNEKSLPRNFTVDYSGLTREEINASSQTTIIILLSVLFVYFILAAQYESYLIPLAVLLSLPVGVMGAYLTTYFLGMEANIYFQIAMVMLIGLLAKNAILIIEFAMQRRAAGASIVDAAFDAAKVRLRPILMTSFAFIIGLLPLAFANGIGAAGNRSIGTGAVGGLLIGTVIGVFVIPILFILFQWLQEKVGRKKEVEALENA